In Streptomyces alboniger, the following are encoded in one genomic region:
- a CDS encoding ROK family transcriptional regulator — MTAPLHDKRPGTTSVQLPDTQQGMRRRNLSRVMHAVAAHGPLSRAAVATRIGLTRAAVSTLVDELIRSELLDELGPERPGRVGRPGSALAVSSRGPVGVGAEVGVDHLAVCAVDLRGEVRARAVQHVRNRGRSPELVLRDVATLAQRACAEARQVGLSPAGLAVAVPGLVARDTRSVVRAPNLGWHDIDLEPLLPSGLPLTVDNEANFGALAELWLGEGTPEDFLHVSAAIGIGAALVVEGRLLRGTHGFAGELGHVPVRPEGPSCPCGGRGCLEQYAGEEAVLRAAGLEPGEGHVGLLAERAAAGDRAVRRALGGAGAAMGIALTGAVNLLDPQAVVLGGALARLAPWLLPSLEQELMGRMGGRACGVTVSGLGPDGPLLGAAHSVARAVLDDPVGVCTAG, encoded by the coding sequence ATGACCGCACCGCTGCACGACAAACGCCCGGGAACGACGAGCGTCCAGCTGCCCGACACCCAACAGGGGATGCGCCGCCGCAACCTTTCCCGGGTCATGCACGCCGTGGCCGCGCACGGCCCGCTGTCCCGCGCCGCCGTGGCCACCAGGATCGGGTTGACACGAGCCGCCGTCTCCACGCTGGTGGACGAGTTGATCCGCTCGGAACTCTTGGACGAACTCGGCCCCGAGCGGCCCGGGCGAGTGGGCCGCCCCGGCTCCGCTCTCGCGGTCAGCTCACGCGGCCCCGTAGGCGTCGGGGCGGAGGTCGGCGTCGACCATCTCGCGGTCTGCGCGGTCGATCTGCGCGGCGAGGTGCGCGCGCGTGCCGTCCAGCACGTCCGCAATCGCGGGCGCTCGCCCGAGCTGGTGCTGCGGGACGTTGCCACATTGGCGCAGCGAGCGTGCGCCGAGGCCCGCCAGGTGGGCCTGTCCCCCGCAGGTCTCGCGGTGGCCGTGCCGGGCCTGGTCGCCAGGGACACGCGTTCGGTCGTCCGCGCCCCCAACCTCGGCTGGCACGACATCGACCTGGAACCGCTGCTCCCGTCCGGGCTGCCGCTGACGGTGGACAACGAAGCCAACTTCGGGGCGCTCGCCGAACTGTGGCTCGGCGAGGGCACACCGGAGGACTTCCTCCACGTCTCGGCGGCGATCGGCATCGGCGCCGCGCTGGTCGTCGAAGGGCGGCTGCTGCGCGGGACGCACGGTTTCGCAGGCGAACTGGGGCACGTACCGGTGCGGCCCGAGGGTCCGAGTTGCCCGTGCGGGGGGCGCGGCTGCCTTGAGCAGTACGCGGGAGAAGAAGCGGTGCTTCGAGCAGCGGGGCTGGAGCCGGGCGAAGGCCACGTCGGGCTCCTCGCCGAGCGCGCCGCGGCAGGTGACAGGGCGGTTCGGCGAGCGCTGGGCGGCGCGGGGGCTGCCATGGGCATCGCGCTCACGGGGGCGGTCAATCTGCTGGATCCACAGGCGGTGGTGCTCGGCGGGGCGCTGGCCCGCCTCGCGCCGTGGCTGCTCCCTTCGCTGGAGCAGGAGCTGATGGGGCGCATGGGAGGCCGGGCCTGCGGGGTGACGGTGTCCGGGCTCGGGCCCGACGGGCCTTTGCTGGGCGCGGCGCACTCGGTTGCGCGGGCCGTGCTGGACGATCCGGTGGGGGTTTGCACGGCGGGATAG
- the xylB gene encoding xylulokinase — translation MSSAPSTQGPLVVGVDSSTQSTKALVVDAATGRVVASGHAPHHVTTGEARESDPQEWWEALCAALRQCGPAAREAAAVSISGQQHGLVTLDKSGRPVRPALLWNDVRSAAQARSLLERFGGPKEWADRVGSVPGPSFTVTKWAWLVEHEPSAARSTASVRLPHDYLTERLTGLGTTDRGDASGTGWWASASETYDEEILGMVGLDPALLPRVARPGEVVGTVHVGDELPFSKGTLVAPGTGDNAAAALGLGLRPGTPVLSLGTSGTVYAVSRHRPADPTGTVAGFADARDAWLPLSCTLNCTLAVDRMAALLSLDREAVAPGGAVTLLPYLDGERTPDLPHSTGMVHGLRHDTTPGQLLQAAYDGAVHSLLGALDLVLDQDADRSSPLLLIGGGARGTAWQYTVRRLSGRPVQVPKARELVALGAAAQAAGLLTGEDPSAIARRWGTAQGPVLDPTERDDETLSRISGVLSDAAPLLDRAPRGE, via the coding sequence ATGTCCTCAGCGCCATCAACCCAGGGACCTCTTGTCGTCGGCGTGGACAGCTCCACACAGTCCACCAAGGCACTGGTCGTCGACGCGGCCACCGGCCGGGTCGTGGCAAGCGGCCATGCTCCGCACCACGTCACTACGGGCGAGGCGCGCGAGAGCGACCCCCAGGAGTGGTGGGAAGCGCTGTGTGCGGCTCTGCGACAGTGTGGCCCCGCGGCCAGGGAGGCCGCGGCGGTTTCCATCAGCGGCCAACAGCACGGACTGGTCACGCTCGACAAGAGCGGGCGCCCCGTGCGGCCCGCTCTCCTGTGGAACGACGTGCGCTCCGCCGCGCAGGCACGGTCTCTCCTGGAGCGGTTCGGCGGCCCAAAGGAGTGGGCTGATCGGGTGGGCAGTGTGCCGGGGCCCTCCTTCACCGTGACGAAATGGGCCTGGCTCGTCGAGCACGAGCCGTCCGCCGCCCGCTCCACGGCATCCGTGCGCCTGCCCCACGACTACCTCACCGAACGCCTCACAGGACTCGGTACGACCGACCGGGGTGACGCTTCGGGAACCGGGTGGTGGGCATCGGCTTCGGAGACGTACGACGAAGAGATCCTCGGCATGGTGGGGCTCGATCCGGCATTGCTGCCCCGCGTGGCACGCCCCGGAGAGGTGGTCGGCACGGTGCACGTCGGCGATGAACTGCCGTTCTCCAAGGGCACGCTGGTCGCGCCCGGCACCGGTGACAACGCGGCGGCCGCCCTGGGGCTCGGCCTGCGCCCCGGCACCCCGGTGTTGAGCCTCGGCACCTCGGGCACGGTGTACGCGGTCTCCCGGCACCGCCCCGCGGATCCGACAGGTACGGTGGCGGGCTTCGCCGACGCGCGGGATGCCTGGCTGCCCCTGTCCTGCACTCTCAACTGCACACTGGCCGTCGACCGGATGGCCGCGCTGCTGAGCCTGGACCGCGAGGCGGTGGCACCGGGAGGCGCCGTCACGCTGCTGCCCTACCTGGACGGTGAGCGGACGCCCGACCTCCCCCACTCCACCGGGATGGTGCACGGCCTGCGCCACGACACCACACCCGGGCAGCTGCTCCAAGCCGCGTATGACGGGGCCGTGCACTCACTGCTCGGCGCTCTCGACCTCGTCCTGGACCAGGACGCCGACCGGTCGTCCCCGCTGCTGCTCATCGGAGGCGGAGCGCGCGGCACGGCCTGGCAGTACACCGTACGTCGCCTCTCCGGCCGTCCCGTTCAGGTGCCCAAGGCACGAGAACTGGTCGCACTCGGTGCTGCCGCGCAGGCCGCCGGCCTCCTCACCGGCGAGGACCCGAGCGCGATCGCACGGCGCTGGGGCACGGCCCAGGGGCCCGTGCTCGACCCCACGGAGCGCGACGACGAGACGCTGTCGCGGATCTCCGGGGTACTCTCCGACGCGGCGCCGCTCCTTGACAGGGCGCCCCGTGGGGAGTGA